CGGCTGCCGGCCGTGCGCGAGGCCGTGCTCGCGTGGGACGAGGACGACGAGCCCGACGAGCCGGACCTCACGACGACCGTGCTGACGCTCGTCGCCGCGCACCTGCCCCCGCGCGACCCGGGGCGCTGGTCGGCGACCACGGGCGCCGCCGACGCGCTGCCCGGTGACGTGCGCGAGTGGCTCGCGCTGCTGCCGGTCGGCGCCGCGACGGGCGATCTCGTGCCGGCCGACGGGCTCGTCGTGCCGGGGTCGCCCGCGCACCACGTGCTCGACGGGCGTGTGCTGACGGCCGTCGCGCGCGACGAGCTCGAGCGGTGGGGTGCCGCGACGCTCGTCGCGGCGGGCGTGCGCGAGGTGCTCGTGACGGTCACCGTGCCGGACGTCGTGACCGACGAGGAGCCCGCGCCCGACGCGCGGGGCGCGCTCACCGCGCAGGCGCTCGACGCGTGGCCGGAGTACCTCGAGCACCTGGCCGACGTGCTCGGGCCCGGTGCGTACGCGGGGGACCTGACGGCCGTCGCGGACCTGGACGCGGTTGCGACGCAGGCGTGGCCGCAGGTGCTGGAGCTGCTGTCCCACGAGCCGGCGCTCCGGCGCGCGCTGCTCGAGCCGGTGCGCGGTGACCGTGGGTCGGTCGCGCCGTCCTACACCGCGTGGTGGCTGCGCGAGCGTGCGCCCCTGCGGGTCGACGGCCCGTTCGTCGTCGGGGAGCCCGGTCCGCTCGCGGCGCTCCTGCCGCCGGCGCCCGCGGCCGTCGCGCACCTGGACGCGGAGGTGCAGCGCGCGCTGGGTGGGGTCGCCGCGCCGCAAGACCTGTCCGGGGCGGCGTGGTCCGACGTGCTCGACGCGTGGTCCGCGGGCGAGCGTGTGCCGGTGCGCGCCGCGGCGCTCGTGTGGCGCCACGCGCAGCCCGACGAGCCGCCCGAGCGGGTGCCCGCGCTCGTCGGCGACGGGCGCGTGCTCGTCGTCCCGGCGCACGACGCCGCGATCGCGCCCAGCCCCATGTGGTGGCAGCGCACCGACGTCGCGGCCCTCGTGCCCGCGCGCGACGACGCCGAGGCGCTGCGCCTGGCGCGCGCCCTGGACCTGCCGCGCGTCTCCGAGCTGACGCCCGGTGTCGTGACGCGCGACGACGGCCTGGCCGCACCCGTCCCGCAACCGGTGCGTGACCTGCTGCCCGACGCGCCCACGCGGTGGTGCGAGCACGAGGACCTGCGCGTCGACCACGTGGGCGTGGACTGGTGGGTCGACACCGTGGACGACGAGGTGCGTGTGCACGCGACGACGCTCGCGGGCCTGGCGGCGGCGCTCGCGCAGGCGACCGGCCGCTGGCACCTGCGGTACGCGGTCGAGGCGGTGCTCGCCGACGAGGAACGCGGCGGCGACGTGCTCATGGAGGTCGCGCTCGACGAGCACCCCACGCCCGCAGACGACTGACGCCGCCACCCAGAGGGGCGACGGCGTCAGCTGTGTGGCGTCAGGTGCGGGAGGCGTCAGGCCGAGTGCTTCGCCGGCCGGGCGTCGGAGGTGTCCTCGACCGCGGCGAGCGCCGGCAGGTTCGCGACCTTCGGCGTCTCGTGCGGGCGGTAGTGGTAGTACGTGTACGCGTCACCCACGGCCCGCTTCTGGCCGTTGACGACGACACCCAGCACGCGCGCACCGACCGTCTCGAGGGCACCCATCGACTCGCGCAGCTGGTCGCGGTGGATCTTCTGCGCACCCGCGATGACGAGCGCACCCCCCGACAGCTTCGCGAGGATCGCCGCGTCCGTGACGGGCAGCAGCGGCGGCGCGTCGATGATCACGTGGTCGTACTCGGCGGTCAGCCGGTCCAGCAGGCGGCCCATCGCGGCCGAGCCGAGCATCTCCGACGGGTTCGGCGGGATGACACCCGACGTGAGGACGTCCAGGCCGCCCTCGCCCCACGGCTGCACGACGTCCGCGAGCTCGGCCTGGCCGATGAGCACGGTCGTCAGACCCGCGGAACCCTCGAGACCCATGTACCGCGCGACCGACGGGCGGCGCAGGTCCGCGTCGACGAGCGCGACGCGGCCACCCGCGTCGGCGAGCGTGATCGCCAGGTTGATCGCCGTGGTCGACTTGCCCTCACCGGGCACCGACGACGTCAGGACGATCGAGCGCGGACGGTCCGCCAGGTCCAGGAACTGCAGGTTCGTGCGCAGGCGGCGCAGCGCCTCCGCACGCTCCGACTGCGGCGAGCTGTGCACGATCAGCGGGTGCGCGTCCGCGTCGTCGTCGAAGCCGATCGTCGCGATCACCGCGGCGTCGGTGACCTGCGCGACGTCCTGCGCGGTGCGGATGCGCGTGTCGAGCACGGCCCGCAGCACGGCGACGCCGATGCCGAGCGCGAGCCCGACCAGCAGGCCCAGCGCCACGTTCAGCTTCGTGTTCGGCGACGACGGGGCCGACGGCGCCGACGCGGGGCGGACCGTCGAGACCTTGACCGTCGACGCACCACCCTCCGACGGCGTCTCCAGCTCGTCGATCACCGCGGCGAACTCCGTCGCGACGGTGTCCGCGATCGCGGCCGCGACCGCGGGGTCCTCGTCCGTGACCTGGATGTTGATGAGCGAGGTGTTCAGCGGCGAGTTCGCCGAGACGCGCGCCGCGAGGTCCGACGACGAGAGGTCGAGCCCGAGCTCGTCGATCGCAGGGCCCAGCACGAGCGGGCTCTTCACGAGCTGCGTGTACGAGGTCACCTGCTGGCGCGAGTAGTTGCTGCCCTGGAGGAGGTCGCTGCTCGTGGCCCCGCCCTGCACGGACACGTACAGCTGCGTCGAGGCGGTGTACTGCGGCGTCGTCGCGAGGGACAGGCCGAGTGCCGCGCCTGCAGCGACGAGCGTGATGAGCAGGATCGAGAGCCACCGCTTGCGCAGGATGCCGAGGTAGTCGTGCAGCTCCACTGGTGGGATCTCCCAAGATGTCGTGAAAGGTCGGCTCCGATTGTCGCACTCGTCGAGCGGCGCGACCGGCCGAGGTCCGTCTTGGCTATCGACTGAACGGGTGGCAGCCTTGAGCGAATCGGACATCCCTCATACGGCGTATGACTCATATCACCCTCGCGGGTGGTCTTGGACAACTGTGCAGGTCGGACATGGACGTGGCGCGGATCACGTCCGCTGTTTCCGTTTCCTCCTCAACCTGGGCGACACAAATGCCGATGCCTCGGTCAATCCACCAATGTCGATTCCCAGGGGGACGCATGTCGATCGACACCAACCGGGCGGTGCCCGCCGGAGAGCGGCTCTCCACCGTGCCCACGCAGCGCGGCGCCGCACCCGAACCGCCGCCGTCGCTCACGCTCGGCCGCCGCCTGCACCGCGCGCTCGTCATCGGCGACGTCATCTGCGTCGCCCTCGCCATCACCACCGCCTGGGCCCTGCGCATCGGGTTCGAGGGCGACCAGGTCGTCTCCGGCGACCTCTCCGTGCACTACCTGACCGTCTCGCTGCTCCTCGCCGTCGCGTGGCCCGCAGCGCTCACCGCCACCCGCTCCCGCGACCGCCGCGTCATGGGCCAGGGCGGTGCCGAGTACCAGCGCGTCTGGGGCGCCACCTGGCGCCTGTTCGCCGTCGTCGCCGTCGTCGCGTTCCTGCTCCACGCCGACGTCGCCCGCGCCTACCTCGCGATCGCCGCCCCCCTCGGCCTCGGCCTGCTCATCGCCTGGCGCGCCCTCGCCCGCCGCCGCCTGCACCAGGCCCGCGCCCAGGGTCGCGGCCTGCACGACGTCGTCGTCGTCGGCCCGCGCGAGAAGGTCGCACGCTTCCCGCAGATGCTCGGCGACGGCACCGCGAGCGGCTACCGCGTCGTCGCCGCCTGCGTCCCGCACGGCGCCATCGAGCCCGACGAGCACGTCGCCGGCGTCCCCGTGCTCGGCGGCCTCGACGACGTCCGGCTCGTCGCCGAGACCGCCGGCGCCCGCATGGTCCTCGTCCTCGGCTCCGACGCCGTCTCCTCCCAGACCGTCCGCCAGCTCGGCTGGGACCTCGAGGGCACCGGCATCGACCTCGCCCTCAGCCTCGCGCTCGTCGACGTCGCCGGCCCCCGCATGACCGTCCAGCCCGTCTCCGGCCTGCCCTGGGCGTTCGTCGACGAGCCGCGCTTCACCGGCTGGCGCTACGTCCTCAAGAACCTGTTCGACCTCCTCGGCGCCGGCATCATCACCCTCCTGCTGTCGCCCGTGCTCCTCGCCGTCGCCGCGATCATCAAGATCACCAGCCCCGGCCCCGTGCTCTACCGCCAGGAGCGCATCGGCAAGGACGGCCAGCCGTTCCCGATGCTCAAGTTCCGCTCCATGGTCGTCGACGCCGACAAGCGCCTCGCCGAGGTGCTCGCCGCCGAAGGCCGCGAGGTCGGGATGTTCTACAAGCCCGTCAACGACCCGCGCGTCACGCCCATCGGCCGGTTCATCCGCCGCTACTCCATCGACGAGCTCCCGCAGCTGTTCAACGTCCTCCGTGGCGAGATGAGCCTCGTCGGCCCGCGCCCGCAGATCCAGGCCGAGGTCGACCTGTACGACCGCGCCGCGTTCCGCCGCCTGCTCGTCAAGCCCGGCCTCACCGGCCTGTGGCAGGTCTCGGGCCGCTCCGACCTGAGCCCCGAGGAGTCCATCCGTCTCGACGTCCGCTACGTCGAGAACTGGTCCGGCTTCGGCGACATGATGATCCTTGCGCGCACCGCCAAGGCCGTCGTGGCCGGCGAGGGCGCGAGGTGATGGTGCTCCGCGGCGCATCACGAGCAGCCACGGAGCACCTGACATCGAAGAGGACGATCCTGCCGCGACACGACGCCCGCGTCGCGCGGCTTCTCGAGGGGGCGTAACGAGCATGCCCGATCCGTTGCACCAGGGTCCCCGGGTGGTCCCGTGCTGATCCTCCTCGCAGCGGCCGCGTGCGTCGTCGCCGCGATCGTGCTTCCGATCTGGGGGGTGCGTCGCGCGATCTGCGCCGCACTGCTGACGTCGCTCACGATCGCACCGGCCCGCCTGCTCGGTGGAGGTAGCCCGGACGAGCAGTACCTCGTCGGCATCTCATATCCGGCACCCGCAGTCGCGACGTTCACGATCCTCCTGCCGCTCGCGACGATCGTCGCGCTGGCGCGACCGGAGGCTCGGCGACAGGCCGCGCTGGTCGTGCCCTTCCTGCTCTACGTGGCGGCGGGCACCGCCGGGTTCTGGCAGGGCTCCGGGCCTCTCGTGTCCGGTGCGGCGCAGGTGGGTCTGATTGCTCTGGCGTGGATCGCCGGGACCGGGCTCGCACCAGTCATGCGGAGCGAGTTCGGCGTGAAGCTCATCCTCGTTCTCGTCACGATCCTCGCGGGGTCCGTGCTCCTGCAGGTTGTGCAGGGCGTGGGCGCCGAGGACTACGGCTCCCGTGCCAGCGGGCTGTTCGGGCATCCGGCAACCGTCGGGAAGCTCGCACTTCCGCTGACGGCAATGCTGTTGCCGCAGACGGAAGCGAGCTCGGGACGAGCTCGCCGCCTCGCCTACGCGGGCATAGTCATGTGCGTCGCCATGACGATGCCGACACAGAGCCGCGCGAACATCTCGGGGATCCTGCTGCTCGTCCTCGGCTGGGTCGTCATCAACAGGACCAAGGACGGCCGCGGCCGGCGGTACGGGATCGCGCTCGTCGCTGCCATCGCCGCCGCGCCGTACATCCCCGTCGTCATCACACGGTTCGTCCGAGACCCGGAGGGAGGCGAGCGCCCGGAGCTGCTCGCAGCCGGCCTCCGAGAGTTCGCAGCCGCGAGGTGGACCGGCCTCGGCCCGAACAACTTCGTGCCGACAGCACAGGCCCGCGAGATCATCGTGGCGGTCACCGGCTACCCGGTGCACAACGCATTCGTCCTCGCGCTCGCGGAGCTCGGGCTCATCGGGTGCTTCCTGGCGCTGGTCCCGCTCGGCTATGCACTCATCAAGGCCATCGGCGGGATGCGGCTGCGCGCAGGGCATGTCGCTGAGGCAAGGGCGCTCGTCCTCCTGGTCGCTGCCGTGGCTCTCGTGAGCTGGTCAGGCTGGGGCACGCTGCGCTATCCGGTCGGTCAGCTCATTGCATTCGCGTGCGCCGTGCTGGCGACCGGCGTCCCGAGCCTTCGTGAGCAGCGCGACCGGATCACGGCCTCGAGGACATCGGTTCCACACGAGCAGGACGCATTGCGGGGCGGGCCGTCCGGTGCGCACCGGACGGTGCCCCGGGACGAATCACGCGGAGAGGCTGCGGAGCCGCACCACACAGCCAGAGGAGCGCTGAGCGCCTGATGCGCATTCTGCACGTGAGCCAGCCGATCGAGGCAGGCGTGGCCAACGTCGTCCGGGACCTGGCCGACCACCAGTCGAGTCTGGGCCACGAGGTCGCTGTGGCCTGCCCCGACGGGGGTCACCTCGCGCGCGAGTTGCGCTCGAGAGAGATCACCCACCTCCCGTGGGAGGCCACCCGCAACCCTGGACCTGGAGTTCTCCGGGAGTCGTCCGCGCTTCGGCGCTTGGTCGGGCAGTTCGCGCCGGACCTCGTCCATCTGCACAGCACCAAGGCCGGGCTGGCCGGCCGGCTGGCGTTGCGGGGACGGGTCCCGACGATGTTCGAGCCGCACGCGTGGGGCGACTGGGCTGCATCGGAGCCCGTCGCGACGGCCATCCGCGTCTGGGAGAAGATCGGCGCCCGATGGACGGATCTGACCATATGCCTGAGCGAGGCGGAGGCCGCGCACGCCGTCCGCCTGGGCATCCATCGGACGATCACCATCCCGAACGGCGTCGACACGAGCCGGTTCGCACCGCGCGACAGGGCCCGTGCGAGGCGGGAGCTGGGCGTGGACGACGGTGCCCGGGTGACGCTGTGCGTCGGGCGCCTCGCACATCAGAAGGGGCAGGACCTCCTGCTGCGATCCTGGTCCGCGACGGCTACCGACCCGGGTGCCCTGCTCGTGCTGGTGGGCGGCGGTCCCGATGAGCAGGCCCTGCGTGCACTCGCGCGCGAGATAGGCGAGTCGCGGGTCCGGTTCGTCACCGACTGCGACGACCCGCGCGACTGGTATGCGGCGGCAGACGTCGTGGTCGCGCCGTCGCGGTGGGAGGGCGCAGCGCTCGTGCCTCTAGAGGCGATGGCGATGGGACGTCCGGTCGTGGGTTTCGACGTCGGTGGACTCGCGACCACGATCGGGCCGAACGGCGCAGCCATCGAGCCTGGTGACGTCAACGGTCTGGAGAACGCGCTCGCGAAGATCGACCGAGGTGACGCGAGGTTGCCCGGGGCCTCGGCCATCACCGCGTACGTCAGCGAGCGCCACAGCGCGCGTGTGGCGTTCGATCAGATCACTGCGGCGGCGGCACGCTTGGTGGAGGAGAAGGCGTGATGTCGGATCAGAAGCCGAGGAACGTCTACCTGGTCCACTGGGGCCGGACGGGAGCTGGTCCTCTCTTCCTGCGCGAACTCACGTCGGCGTTTGTGGCTCGTGGCGATCGCACGGCGGTCTCCTACAACGTCGACGCCGAGGGCGCTGACCGCTTCCCTTCGGGAGCGCGCTCGCTCCCGGTCCGGACGTATCGCTCCGCGATGGGCGCCGTGCTCACGCTGCCGCGATCCGCGCTCAACGCGTGGCGGCTCTACCGCGACCTCAAGGGCGTACGCGATCCCGTGGTCATCGGGACGATGGAGCACCTGCACCAGTCCCTCATGATTCCGGTCGTGGCTCGTCGCGGTGGGACGTACGTGTCGATCATCCACGACGTGAAGCTGCATTCCGGCGACGCCAACATTCTGCGGCGGTTCAACCGCTGGGTAGAGTTGCGATTCGCCGATGTGGTGGTGACCCTGTCGAACGCCGACGAGCTACCTCCGCGTCAGGGGCAGCGGGTGCTCCAGAGTGTCCACCCGGCGTTCGGTTCGCCCGCGGCGGATGCAGAACGGGAAGCACGGAACCCTGGGGCGCCGGTCCGCGTCGGGTTCTTCGGGCGCCTGGTGCCCTACAAGGGGCTCGAGCTCATCCCGGAGATCGGTCGCCTGCTCGCGGAGGCACTCCCGAGCGAGCCGATTCGAGTTCACGGTTCTGGACCCCTCGCTGGCGCGAGCTACCTCGTCGACAGCCCCCACGTCGATCTTGACGCTCGCTGGATCCCTGAGGACGAGGTCCCCACGCTCGTCTCACGACTGGACGTGGTGGTCCTTCCGTACACCGAGGCGAGCCAGTCCGGCGTCATTGCGTTGGCAATGGGCCTGGGCGTGCCGTGCGTGGTGACGCCGGTCGGGGGACTGATCCAGCAGGCGAAGGAGACGGGTGCGGCACGCGTTGCCCGAGACGTCACCGCCGAGGCCGTCACGGAGGCACTCGTCGAGGTGCTGACCGACCCCGAGCTGTACGCGGGGCTCATCGAGAGCGGCTTGGCCTCCGCTGCGAACGAATACTCGTGGGGACGGCTCGCCGACGACATCCTGGGTTCCGTCGACGAGAACTCGGCTTCCCCAGGCGGTGCGCGTGGGTAGTCCGCTCGCCAGGCTGAAGAGGGCCGATCGCCGTCAACTCTGGGCGCTTGTCGAACGCGCCGCGCCTCGAGCCGCGACCGCGCTGACCTCCGTCGCGCTGGCGCTCCTCGTGAGTCCGGAAGAGGTGGGCGTGTTCGCCCTCGGGATCGTGGTGCTGACGCTCGTCCAGGCGCTGACGGATGTCGGCGCTCGCCAGTCGCTCCTTCTGCACTGGGCCCGCGGGGAGACCCGAGTCTTCATTCGGCGGTTCACGGCGATCGCGGTTCCCGGGTCCGTCCTCGCGATGGCCGGAGGCTTGACGGTCGTCGCGCTCGTGGCCACAGGAGCGGACCGGTCCTCGTTCGCGCTGCTGATCCCTCTGCTCGTCGTGCCCGGGCTCGCGATCCTGTCGATGCCGTACATGGTGGGCCTGCAGGCCGGGGGGCATTGGCGGCAGGCGACAACGAGCCAGGGCATCGGAGCCATCGCGGGGCTGGCCGTCGGGCTCGTCGTCATGATCGCGACGAGGTCGATCCTGGGTAGTGCGGTGCAGTTCGTCGTCGCTGAAGCCGTGACGCTGCTCCTCGCTGCGTCAGCCGGAAGGCGTCGTATCACTCCTGTCGACGGTGAGGACGCCCCGGGAGTCGCCCGGGACTACGTGCTCACGTCGTCGTACGCGGTGCTCGGCTGGGGGCAGGGGCAGGTCGATCGACTAGCGCTCGGTGCCTGGGCGGGTGCATCCACGCTCGGCCTCTACACGTTCGCGTCTCAGGTGTCGCGGAGTCTTGCGGAGGCGTCCGCTCAGGGAACGAGCTCGGTGCTGCGCGCTGACCTCGGGCAGACCGACTCGTCGGCGGACCGCCGTACGCTTGGCGGCATTGCCAGCCGTGCGATGGTGCGCTCGACGTTCCTGGTCGCGGGCGTTGCGACGGTGTCGATAGTCGGTGCCGCCGTGCTTGCTCTAGTCCTGGACCCTGACTGGCGCCCTGCACTGCTCGTCGTCCCTCTGTTCGCCGCGTCAGGCTTCGGCACCGCCGCGGCCTGGAACATCACCGCGCTCCTGCAGCGACTCGGACTGGTCGCTCGGGCGATGTGGGTGCGGATCATCGG
The sequence above is a segment of the Cellulomonas palmilytica genome. Coding sequences within it:
- a CDS encoding polysaccharide biosynthesis tyrosine autokinase, with amino-acid sequence MELHDYLGILRKRWLSILLITLVAAGAALGLSLATTPQYTASTQLYVSVQGGATSSDLLQGSNYSRQQVTSYTQLVKSPLVLGPAIDELGLDLSSSDLAARVSANSPLNTSLINIQVTDEDPAVAAAIADTVATEFAAVIDELETPSEGGASTVKVSTVRPASAPSAPSSPNTKLNVALGLLVGLALGIGVAVLRAVLDTRIRTAQDVAQVTDAAVIATIGFDDDADAHPLIVHSSPQSERAEALRRLRTNLQFLDLADRPRSIVLTSSVPGEGKSTTAINLAITLADAGGRVALVDADLRRPSVARYMGLEGSAGLTTVLIGQAELADVVQPWGEGGLDVLTSGVIPPNPSEMLGSAAMGRLLDRLTAEYDHVIIDAPPLLPVTDAAILAKLSGGALVIAGAQKIHRDQLRESMGALETVGARVLGVVVNGQKRAVGDAYTYYHYRPHETPKVANLPALAAVEDTSDARPAKHSA
- a CDS encoding sugar transferase; its protein translation is MSIDTNRAVPAGERLSTVPTQRGAAPEPPPSLTLGRRLHRALVIGDVICVALAITTAWALRIGFEGDQVVSGDLSVHYLTVSLLLAVAWPAALTATRSRDRRVMGQGGAEYQRVWGATWRLFAVVAVVAFLLHADVARAYLAIAAPLGLGLLIAWRALARRRLHQARAQGRGLHDVVVVGPREKVARFPQMLGDGTASGYRVVAACVPHGAIEPDEHVAGVPVLGGLDDVRLVAETAGARMVLVLGSDAVSSQTVRQLGWDLEGTGIDLALSLALVDVAGPRMTVQPVSGLPWAFVDEPRFTGWRYVLKNLFDLLGAGIITLLLSPVLLAVAAIIKITSPGPVLYRQERIGKDGQPFPMLKFRSMVVDADKRLAEVLAAEGREVGMFYKPVNDPRVTPIGRFIRRYSIDELPQLFNVLRGEMSLVGPRPQIQAEVDLYDRAAFRRLLVKPGLTGLWQVSGRSDLSPEESIRLDVRYVENWSGFGDMMILARTAKAVVAGEGAR
- a CDS encoding O-antigen ligase family protein, producing the protein MLILLAAAACVVAAIVLPIWGVRRAICAALLTSLTIAPARLLGGGSPDEQYLVGISYPAPAVATFTILLPLATIVALARPEARRQAALVVPFLLYVAAGTAGFWQGSGPLVSGAAQVGLIALAWIAGTGLAPVMRSEFGVKLILVLVTILAGSVLLQVVQGVGAEDYGSRASGLFGHPATVGKLALPLTAMLLPQTEASSGRARRLAYAGIVMCVAMTMPTQSRANISGILLLVLGWVVINRTKDGRGRRYGIALVAAIAAAPYIPVVITRFVRDPEGGERPELLAAGLREFAAARWTGLGPNNFVPTAQAREIIVAVTGYPVHNAFVLALAELGLIGCFLALVPLGYALIKAIGGMRLRAGHVAEARALVLLVAAVALVSWSGWGTLRYPVGQLIAFACAVLATGVPSLREQRDRITASRTSVPHEQDALRGGPSGAHRTVPRDESRGEAAEPHHTARGALSA
- a CDS encoding glycosyltransferase family 4 protein, giving the protein MSQPIEAGVANVVRDLADHQSSLGHEVAVACPDGGHLARELRSREITHLPWEATRNPGPGVLRESSALRRLVGQFAPDLVHLHSTKAGLAGRLALRGRVPTMFEPHAWGDWAASEPVATAIRVWEKIGARWTDLTICLSEAEAAHAVRLGIHRTITIPNGVDTSRFAPRDRARARRELGVDDGARVTLCVGRLAHQKGQDLLLRSWSATATDPGALLVLVGGGPDEQALRALAREIGESRVRFVTDCDDPRDWYAAADVVVAPSRWEGAALVPLEAMAMGRPVVGFDVGGLATTIGPNGAAIEPGDVNGLENALAKIDRGDARLPGASAITAYVSERHSARVAFDQITAAAARLVEEKA
- a CDS encoding glycosyltransferase family 4 protein, whose product is MSDQKPRNVYLVHWGRTGAGPLFLRELTSAFVARGDRTAVSYNVDAEGADRFPSGARSLPVRTYRSAMGAVLTLPRSALNAWRLYRDLKGVRDPVVIGTMEHLHQSLMIPVVARRGGTYVSIIHDVKLHSGDANILRRFNRWVELRFADVVVTLSNADELPPRQGQRVLQSVHPAFGSPAADAEREARNPGAPVRVGFFGRLVPYKGLELIPEIGRLLAEALPSEPIRVHGSGPLAGASYLVDSPHVDLDARWIPEDEVPTLVSRLDVVVLPYTEASQSGVIALAMGLGVPCVVTPVGGLIQQAKETGAARVARDVTAEAVTEALVEVLTDPELYAGLIESGLASAANEYSWGRLADDILGSVDENSASPGGARG
- a CDS encoding oligosaccharide flippase family protein produces the protein MGSPLARLKRADRRQLWALVERAAPRAATALTSVALALLVSPEEVGVFALGIVVLTLVQALTDVGARQSLLLHWARGETRVFIRRFTAIAVPGSVLAMAGGLTVVALVATGADRSSFALLIPLLVVPGLAILSMPYMVGLQAGGHWRQATTSQGIGAIAGLAVGLVVMIATRSILGSAVQFVVAEAVTLLLAASAGRRRITPVDGEDAPGVARDYVLTSSYAVLGWGQGQVDRLALGAWAGASTLGLYTFASQVSRSLAEASAQGTSSVLRADLGQTDSSADRRTLGGIASRAMVRSTFLVAGVATVSIVGAAVLALVLDPDWRPALLVVPLFAASGFGTAAAWNITALLQRLGLVARAMWVRIIGVGMAFPIAWAASHSLGLAASLVVLREIVVALLLGLACGRSAPVRGLVTACSWTAAFSLLGVVALWIF